From Triticum aestivum cultivar Chinese Spring chromosome 4A, IWGSC CS RefSeq v2.1, whole genome shotgun sequence, a single genomic window includes:
- the LOC123084360 gene encoding probable carboxylesterase 12, whose translation MHPSKTSPANEKDGRNISVDMYPFIRKYKDGSIERFLRSPFVLASPDQAGNRGVATRDVVIDKAPGVSVRLFLPSRAAETADRNRLPLVIYVHGGSFCTESAFGRTYHRYATSLAASAGALVVSVEYRLAPEFPIPAAYDDAWAALQWAASSSDPWVASYADSGRTFLAGDSAGGNIVYHTAVRASHELNDDMMDIAGLIMVHPYFWGDKRLPSELAWDVGDGVAAVFPPYGVDRLWPFVTAGQAGNDDPRIDPPASEISSLACRRVLMAVAGKDTLRERGLDLAASMRDHDAPWPWMMLHLSTPSQRHIRPLLATDAVTAPVTTVHHLVVVDAVAAPITTSSCHTQQPPHDVDDAFAAPITMLFAPPSPSSGIAPQPDISGIAPSPASSSRRHPPPHMETTAPPSLSRTNLALIPIMQGRREVTVVESEGEDHGFHLYSPLRATSKRLMGSIVQFINQQPNSSPANRMVLGVPTTPFKDVFGYGLAMKSWGTCSSMPRNGATSMKIGRVGQSNKISVRLPMPAAVPWTRMINNFF comes from the exons ATGCATCCAAGCAAGACATCTCCAGCGAATGAGAAGGACGGACGTAACATCTCCGTGGACATGTACCCGTTCATACGCAAGTACAAGGACGGCAGCATCGAGCGTTTcctacgcagcccattcgtgctgGCGTCGCCGGATCAGGCCGGCAACCGTGGAGTGGCGACGAGGGATGTCGTCATCGACAAGGCCCCTGGCGTGTCTGTGCGCCTGTTCCTCCCGTCCCGTGCCGCCGAGACCGCAGACAGGAATCGGCTTCCCCTCGTCATCTACGTCCATGGCGGCTCGTTCTGCACGGAGAGCGCTTTCGGCCGGACGTACCACCGCTACGCGACCTCCCTCGCCGCCAGCGCCGGGGCTCTCGTCGTGTCGGTGGAATACCGTCTAGCGCCGGAATTCCCCATACCCGCGGCCTACGACGACGCGTGGGCCGCGCTCCAGTGGGCGGCGTCTTCGTCCGACCCGTGGGTGGCCAGCTACGCCGACTCGGGGCGCACGTTCCTGGCCGGCGACAGCGCCGGCGGCAACATCGTTTACCACACGGCAGTCCGCGCCAGCCACGAACTCAACGACGACATGATGGACATTGCGGGGCTCATCATGGTGCACCCTTACTTCTGGGGAGACAAGCGGCTGCCTTCGGAGCTCGCGTGGGACGTCGGTGACGGCGTCGCGGCGGTGTTCCCACCGTACGGGGTGGACCGGCTGTGGCCGTTCGTGACGGCCGGCCAGGCCGGCAACGACGACCCCCGGATCGACCCTCCGGCCTCGGAGATCTCATCGCTGGCCTGCCGCCGCGTGCTCATGGCCGTGGCCGGGAAGGACACTCTGCGCGAGCGTGGCCTCGACCTGGCGGCCAGCATGCGTGATCACGACGCGCCGTGGCCATGGATGATGCT CCACTTGTCGACGCCGTCGCAGCGCCACATCCGGCCACtcctcgccaccgacgccgtcacaGCGCCGGTCACCACCGTGCACCATCTTGTCGTGGTCGACGCCGTCGCAGCGCCCATCACCACATCGTCCTGCCACACGCAGCAGCCACCTCATGACGTGGACGACGCCTTCGCAGCGCCGATCACCATGCT CTTCGCGCCGCCATCTCCATCTAGCGGCATCGCACCGCAGCCGGACATCAGCGGCATCgcgccgtcgccggcctcctcctcgcgccGTCATCCTCCACCTCACATGGAGACGACCGCGCCGCCGTCGCTATCACGGaccaacctggctctgataccaatt ATGCAGGGGCGCCGCGAGGTGACTGTGGTGGAGTCGGAGGGCGAGGACCACGGCTTCCACCTGTACAGTCCGCTGAGGGCCACCAGCAAGAGGCTCATGGGGAGCATCGTGCAGTTCATAAACCAGCAGCCCAACTCATCTCCTGCTAATCGTATGGTGCTTGGCGTGCCCACGACGCCGTTCAAGGACGTGTTTGGGTATGGCTTGGCCATGAAGTCCTGGGGCACATGCTCCAGTATGCCACGTAACGGTGCTACTTCCATGAAAATTGGAAGGGTTGGGCAATCCAACAAAATCTCAGTTCGACTGCCGATGCCTGCTGCGGTTCCGTGGACTCGTATGATCAACAACTTTTTCTAG